One window of the Nitrospira sp. genome contains the following:
- a CDS encoding DUF433 domain-containing protein codes for MTTAKPPLITSTPDILGGTPVFRDTRVPVQTLIEYLEGGQTIDEFLDGFPTVTREQVIAFLEEAKARMLPVAS; via the coding sequence ATGACGACTGCGAAGCCACCCCTCATTACCTCCACGCCTGATATTCTGGGCGGAACGCCGGTCTTTCGCGATACGCGAGTTCCGGTGCAGACCCTCATCGAGTATTTGGAGGGAGGGCAGACAATCGATGAGTTCCTCGACGGGTTTCCCACTGTCACGCGTGAGCAAGTGATTGCCTTCCTCGAAGAAGCCAAAGCCCGAATGCTTCCCGTCGCTTCGTGA
- a CDS encoding HEAT repeat domain-containing protein codes for MYRYSVFISIIVSWALILWSAPAGAYREYFTAEQKAQLDKIQVVLVETLALTDKGAGDPGPLSSVVSRRLGEVGYSVVQDASKTHDAVFRVKCEQRKTWEGTASSGGDNDLPDAPSRLWKGPACQLTYALGGMKIKWQKEVRTDFEDASAAAQAAQAGDPGSFAMARLKDQLEKYEFPLILAAEWGHADRLLKLMDSSETSLPRKVKIISLLGEMQADEALPKLKQVLQDRDLAKQALVAMGNLGKEGIPLLVDVMNTSTMVDMQASAAKGLGQLGGVHGDASVVLPLLAKLQDPKTDWMVLTEVAWSLGKIPDKRSIQPLYDLDKKLQRLRDPDNQALKKLKEAVFWAIKQCDTWDQFS; via the coding sequence ATGTATCGCTACTCTGTCTTTATCTCCATCATCGTCAGTTGGGCCCTGATCCTATGGAGTGCTCCGGCTGGGGCGTATCGGGAATATTTTACCGCTGAACAGAAAGCGCAGCTCGATAAGATTCAAGTAGTGCTCGTCGAGACGCTCGCTCTGACCGATAAGGGAGCGGGTGATCCCGGTCCATTGTCTTCGGTCGTGTCGCGCCGTCTCGGCGAGGTCGGCTACAGCGTGGTGCAGGATGCCTCGAAGACGCATGATGCGGTATTCCGAGTGAAATGCGAACAGCGCAAGACCTGGGAGGGCACGGCCTCGTCGGGGGGGGACAATGATCTGCCTGACGCACCCTCTCGTCTGTGGAAAGGACCGGCCTGCCAGCTGACGTATGCATTAGGCGGCATGAAGATTAAATGGCAGAAGGAAGTCCGCACTGATTTTGAAGATGCCTCTGCCGCCGCCCAGGCTGCTCAGGCTGGAGATCCCGGCAGTTTTGCCATGGCGCGTCTGAAGGATCAGCTTGAGAAGTATGAGTTTCCTTTGATTCTCGCAGCCGAATGGGGCCATGCCGACCGATTACTGAAGCTGATGGATTCTTCAGAGACGAGTCTGCCCAGGAAGGTGAAAATCATTTCGCTGCTGGGGGAGATGCAGGCGGATGAAGCCCTGCCGAAGCTGAAGCAGGTGCTTCAGGATCGCGATCTGGCCAAGCAGGCCCTGGTGGCAATGGGCAACCTCGGGAAGGAAGGGATCCCGCTGCTCGTGGATGTTATGAATACGTCCACAATGGTAGACATGCAAGCCTCTGCCGCAAAGGGTTTGGGGCAATTGGGCGGCGTGCATGGCGACGCGTCAGTTGTCCTCCCCTTGCTGGCCAAGCTGCAAGATCCGAAAACAGATTGGATGGTGCTGACCGAAGTGGCCTGGTCGTTGGGCAAGATTCCCGACAAACGGTCGATCCAACCACTCTATGATTTGGATAAGAAGCTGCAGAGACTGCGGGATCCTGACAATCAGGCACTAAAAAAATTGAAGGAAGCCGTCTTCTGGGCGATCAAGCAGTGTGATACCTGGGATCAGTTCAGCTGA
- the mscL gene encoding large conductance mechanosensitive channel protein MscL yields MLKEFKEFAMKGNVVDMAIGVIIGGAFGKIVSSLVSDVMMPPLGLLMGKVDFSSLFINLSGTPQPSLIAAKAAGAPTINYGVFLQATFDFIILAFVIFLLVKQMNRFKKEAPPAPPAGPTNEEKLLMEIRDALKGKH; encoded by the coding sequence ATGTTAAAAGAATTTAAAGAGTTCGCCATGAAGGGAAACGTCGTCGATATGGCTATCGGTGTCATCATCGGCGGCGCGTTCGGGAAAATCGTGTCATCGCTCGTGAGCGATGTGATGATGCCTCCCCTGGGACTGCTGATGGGAAAGGTGGACTTCTCCAGCCTGTTCATCAATCTCTCCGGCACACCGCAGCCCTCGCTGATCGCCGCCAAAGCCGCTGGAGCACCCACCATCAACTACGGGGTCTTTCTGCAGGCCACTTTCGACTTCATCATCCTCGCCTTCGTGATCTTTCTGCTGGTGAAGCAGATGAACCGCTTCAAGAAAGAAGCCCCTCCGGCGCCGCCGGCCGGCCCGACGAATGAAGAAAAGCTGCTCATGGAGATTCGCGACGCCCTCAAGGGGAAGCACTAA
- a CDS encoding DMT family transporter — protein sequence MSSSKRQGAFFGLAAALLFGISPPFAKLLLPESGPMLIAGLLYLGAGLGLLLFEITGRPFQRGVQEAPVRRVDVGLLAGVILTGGMLGPFLMLWGLERLSGVLTSLLLNLEAPFTVLVAVLVFREHLGRLELAGVLAIVVAAGILTYQPGAIRGDLVGILAVLGACLCWAIDNNLSQRLSLRDPLVVTRIKTLGAGLGMLGLAVLTSQPWPSVRMTLAALLLGLVSYGVSLVLDMRALRLLGAAREAGFFATAPFIGALVAVPVLGERWNMQDAIATALMLLGISLLLRAHHAHAHRHEALEHDHVHQHEDHHDHRHDGENFLRGPHAHPHQHLPLTHDHPHLSELHHRHDH from the coding sequence ATGAGTTCTTCGAAACGGCAAGGAGCGTTCTTCGGGCTTGCTGCTGCCCTGTTGTTCGGCATCAGTCCTCCGTTCGCCAAGCTGTTGCTGCCGGAGAGTGGCCCGATGCTGATCGCAGGCTTGCTCTACCTTGGCGCGGGCCTGGGATTGCTCCTATTTGAGATAACCGGTCGTCCGTTTCAGCGTGGCGTACAAGAGGCCCCGGTTCGTCGGGTCGATGTTGGATTGCTGGCAGGGGTGATTCTTACCGGAGGGATGCTCGGTCCCTTTCTGATGTTGTGGGGACTGGAGCGCCTGTCAGGCGTTCTGACCTCATTGCTCTTGAATCTGGAAGCGCCCTTCACCGTGCTGGTTGCCGTGCTGGTCTTTCGCGAACATTTGGGACGACTCGAACTAGCCGGCGTCCTCGCGATCGTTGTTGCGGCAGGGATACTCACCTATCAGCCCGGCGCGATCCGTGGCGACCTCGTTGGCATTCTTGCCGTGCTGGGGGCCTGTCTCTGCTGGGCGATCGATAACAATCTGAGTCAACGTCTCTCGCTTCGCGATCCACTGGTGGTCACGCGCATCAAGACCCTCGGCGCCGGTCTCGGGATGCTCGGCCTGGCGGTTCTCACCAGCCAACCGTGGCCCTCGGTCAGGATGACGCTGGCGGCATTGCTGCTGGGACTCGTCAGTTATGGGGTGAGTTTGGTGCTCGACATGCGTGCCCTCCGGCTGCTCGGCGCGGCGCGTGAGGCGGGGTTCTTTGCCACCGCTCCCTTCATCGGCGCGCTGGTTGCCGTGCCGGTCTTGGGCGAGCGATGGAACATGCAAGACGCGATCGCTACTGCGCTCATGCTGCTTGGAATCTCACTGCTCCTCCGGGCACATCACGCGCATGCCCACAGGCATGAGGCGTTAGAACATGACCATGTTCATCAGCACGAAGATCATCACGATCACCGGCATGACGGGGAGAATTTTCTTCGTGGACCACATGCGCACCCGCACCAGCACTTGCCCCTCACCCATGATCACCCGCACCTGTCGGAACTGCATCACCGACATGACCACTAG
- the clpP gene encoding ATP-dependent Clp endopeptidase proteolytic subunit ClpP, translating into MLVPIVVEQTNRGERAYDIYSRLLKDRIIFLGAPIDDMFANLVIAQLLFLEAEDPEKDINLYVNSPGGSVTAGLGIYDTMQYVKPPINTICLGQAASMGALLLTAGAKGKRYALPNARVMIHQPLGGFQGQATEIDIHAREILKIRERLNEIMAKHTGQPIEKISHDTERDYFMSAEEAKTYGLIDEVISRQTKGLKSVESGDTAKDGAKGK; encoded by the coding sequence ATGTTGGTCCCGATCGTAGTCGAACAAACCAATCGAGGCGAACGCGCCTACGATATCTATTCCCGTCTCTTGAAAGACCGAATCATATTCTTGGGCGCGCCGATCGATGACATGTTCGCGAATCTTGTCATTGCCCAGCTCTTGTTCCTTGAGGCCGAAGACCCAGAAAAGGACATCAATCTCTATGTGAATTCCCCCGGCGGCAGCGTCACGGCAGGGCTCGGTATCTATGACACGATGCAATATGTAAAACCCCCGATCAACACGATCTGCCTGGGGCAGGCCGCCAGCATGGGGGCCTTGCTCCTCACCGCTGGAGCGAAAGGCAAACGCTACGCGCTCCCGAATGCGCGCGTCATGATTCACCAGCCCCTCGGCGGATTTCAGGGACAAGCCACTGAAATCGACATCCATGCGCGAGAGATTCTCAAAATCCGCGAACGGTTGAACGAGATTATGGCGAAGCACACCGGCCAGCCGATCGAAAAGATCTCTCACGATACCGAACGCGACTATTTCATGTCAGCGGAAGAAGCCAAGACGTATGGCCTGATTGACGAAGTCATTTCCCGACAGACCAAAGGACTCAAGTCTGTGGAGTCTGGGGACACAGCCAAAGACGGCGCCAAGGGTAAGTAA
- a CDS encoding ABC transporter substrate-binding protein, whose product MTAFSRRRFLQLTAATGGALVFGDLIDRVLDVSGRAHAAVGEPIKIGILDPLSSPYKTSSIHDVHGANVAVDLFNKRGGVLGRPVVILEADDASNSEQALKVATKFIKEDHVDVLMGTFNGDCALVVSELAQRENKLFMVTGSHLPELSGVACNSHTFVFMPHAKMLAQAVVPHLVKAYGTRWYMITTSTLDGKAAAQAMVEAAEAHKVELVGEALMPFGSTDFVSALSAAKAKEPTAIILNLYGWDLVHALKGYGKLELAKEKIGIGGMISGEQIGRPLGYANNAGIWGLIWDPKINTESSTRFIQGVIDKYNHTPTSRCYLGYAAMTQILDAIQRAGSTETAALIKALEGHEFDGLKEGRSIFRASDHQHVQDVLVGEAFGKELGMGHYKILATVPGLANIGAADQQHCKL is encoded by the coding sequence ATGACTGCATTCTCACGCAGACGATTTCTTCAGCTGACAGCCGCAACCGGCGGCGCCTTGGTGTTTGGCGATCTGATCGACCGGGTTCTGGACGTCAGCGGCCGAGCTCACGCTGCAGTAGGTGAGCCGATTAAGATCGGGATACTTGATCCATTGTCGAGCCCGTATAAGACCTCCTCCATTCATGACGTCCATGGGGCGAATGTGGCGGTGGATCTTTTTAATAAACGGGGTGGCGTGCTGGGGCGTCCGGTGGTGATTCTCGAAGCCGATGACGCTTCGAATTCTGAGCAGGCTCTGAAAGTCGCCACCAAGTTCATCAAGGAGGATCACGTTGATGTGCTCATGGGTACGTTCAACGGGGATTGCGCGCTGGTAGTAAGCGAATTGGCTCAAAGAGAAAACAAGCTGTTCATGGTGACCGGGTCTCATCTTCCCGAGTTAAGCGGCGTCGCATGTAATTCCCACACATTTGTCTTCATGCCCCACGCAAAAATGTTGGCGCAAGCGGTGGTGCCGCATCTGGTGAAGGCCTATGGGACTCGCTGGTACATGATTACGACGAGTACGCTCGACGGCAAAGCCGCCGCGCAGGCCATGGTTGAGGCGGCAGAGGCGCATAAGGTGGAGTTGGTCGGCGAAGCCTTGATGCCTTTTGGTTCCACGGACTTTGTGTCGGCGCTCAGCGCGGCGAAGGCCAAGGAGCCAACGGCGATCATTCTCAATCTCTATGGATGGGATCTCGTGCATGCGTTGAAGGGGTACGGCAAGCTGGAATTGGCCAAGGAGAAGATCGGGATCGGCGGGATGATCAGCGGTGAACAGATTGGGCGCCCGCTGGGTTATGCCAACAATGCAGGAATTTGGGGCCTCATCTGGGACCCCAAGATCAACACCGAGAGTTCAACGCGATTCATCCAAGGCGTGATTGATAAGTACAACCATACGCCGACCTCCCGGTGTTATTTGGGGTATGCCGCGATGACGCAGATCCTTGACGCGATCCAGCGCGCTGGTTCAACCGAGACGGCCGCACTGATCAAGGCATTGGAAGGGCATGAGTTCGATGGGCTGAAGGAAGGACGGTCTATTTTTCGGGCGTCGGATCACCAGCACGTGCAGGATGTTCTGGTAGGGGAAGCCTTTGGAAAAGAATTGGGGATGGGCCACTACAAGATTCTCGCAACGGTGCCGGGCCTCGCTAATATTGGGGCGGCGGACCAGCAGCACTGCAAATTGTAA
- a CDS encoding N-6 DNA methylase, whose amino-acid sequence MECPVEDVDALKKLLTLFFSYERTEIAEFRKAVEQFKTDLPAVLEALRGMIERAHTENPEFRKASERFLVHAQEAINPSLTDADVREMLIQHVLTEEIFAKVFPDTPFHKDNNVARELYKLEATFFTGNTKFQSLKALAPYYSAISAAAAQIERHNEKQAFLKVIYENFYKVYNKKPADRLGVVYTPNEIVRFMIESADWLCEKHFGKNLIDHEVEILDSATGTGTFITELLEHFRGQPAKLKHKYLQELHANEVAILPYYVANLNIEATYAAITGQYLEFPNLCFVDTLDNVGLHTAQHMSQGALFGSVSEENVARIKRQNGRKISVILGNPPYNAWQENFNLKNPNRPYQHVDARIRETYQELGTAQNQIALYDMYVRFFRWASDRLAENGVLAFISNRSFLDSLTFDGFRKALTTEFNEVWVVDLGGDVRENPKLSGTTHNVFGIQTGVAISFLVRRHRAQGCRIFSSRRPEMETAEEKLAFLGNTKLETAEREETKPDPKNNWINQTPNDFDSLLPVLDKTTKAAKSKRSERAIFKLFSAGVKT is encoded by the coding sequence ATGGAGTGCCCGGTCGAGGATGTCGATGCACTCAAGAAGCTGCTCACGCTCTTCTTCAGCTATGAGCGAACCGAGATTGCCGAATTCAGGAAGGCGGTCGAGCAGTTCAAGACCGACTTGCCGGCCGTGCTCGAAGCGCTGCGAGGCATGATCGAGCGCGCGCATACGGAGAATCCCGAATTCCGCAAGGCATCAGAACGCTTCCTCGTCCACGCGCAGGAGGCCATCAACCCCAGCCTCACGGACGCCGATGTGCGAGAGATGCTGATCCAGCATGTGCTGACGGAAGAGATTTTCGCGAAGGTCTTCCCCGACACGCCGTTTCACAAAGACAACAACGTCGCGCGTGAGCTCTACAAGCTGGAAGCCACCTTCTTCACCGGCAACACCAAGTTTCAGTCGCTCAAGGCGCTGGCCCCCTACTACTCGGCCATCAGCGCGGCCGCCGCGCAGATCGAACGCCACAACGAGAAGCAGGCCTTCCTCAAGGTCATCTACGAAAACTTCTACAAGGTCTACAATAAGAAACCGGCCGACCGGCTTGGCGTGGTCTATACGCCAAATGAGATCGTGCGCTTCATGATCGAAAGCGCCGATTGGCTCTGTGAAAAGCACTTCGGCAAGAACCTCATCGACCACGAAGTCGAAATTCTTGACTCGGCCACCGGCACCGGCACATTCATCACCGAACTTCTTGAACACTTCCGGGGTCAGCCAGCCAAGCTGAAACACAAATATCTGCAAGAACTGCATGCCAATGAAGTGGCGATTCTCCCGTACTACGTGGCGAACTTGAACATCGAAGCGACCTATGCGGCCATCACCGGCCAGTATCTCGAATTCCCCAACCTCTGTTTCGTCGATACGCTCGATAACGTCGGGCTCCATACCGCGCAACATATGTCTCAGGGCGCGTTGTTTGGGAGCGTGAGTGAGGAGAACGTCGCGCGCATCAAACGCCAGAATGGGCGAAAGATCAGTGTGATTCTCGGCAATCCGCCGTACAACGCGTGGCAGGAGAATTTCAATCTCAAGAATCCGAACCGGCCCTATCAGCATGTCGATGCCCGTATTCGGGAGACTTACCAGGAGTTAGGAACGGCACAGAATCAGATTGCCCTCTATGACATGTATGTCCGGTTCTTCAGGTGGGCCAGCGACCGCTTAGCTGAGAACGGTGTGCTGGCGTTCATTAGCAACAGAAGTTTTCTCGACAGCCTGACGTTTGATGGTTTCCGAAAGGCCCTCACAACCGAGTTCAACGAAGTATGGGTTGTCGATCTTGGGGGTGATGTGCGGGAGAATCCTAAATTATCTGGTACGACCCATAATGTCTTTGGGATTCAGACGGGGGTAGCCATTAGCTTTCTTGTGAGGCGTCACAGAGCGCAGGGATGCCGCATCTTCTCCTCACGCCGCCCTGAGATGGAAACGGCTGAAGAGAAGCTCGCCTTTCTCGGAAATACAAAGTTGGAAACAGCCGAGCGAGAGGAGACAAAGCCAGATCCCAAGAACAATTGGATTAACCAAACACCCAATGACTTCGATTCGTTATTGCCAGTTCTTGATAAGACCACGAAAGCGGCAAAGAGCAAAAGATCTGAGCGAGCTATCTTCAAGCTCTTTTCGGCGGGTGTGAAAACTTAG
- a CDS encoding OmpA family protein, whose translation MKSIRISILGLGLLSIAGNAAALDWNAICCDGGYEYRHRNQWDADNPSKDMAARLAALEKERQRLADELAAAKKENGVLSDRVRALESQLADRDRELAALRSSAGDSSKLASQLSSTQSDLNQSKARTAELERQLAAAQASAGGDKDKLATDLAAAQSQLTALQAGAVDKEKLVTELAAAKQRNADLTSQLAAMGGAAGDKDKMAAELAACRQRVAELEKMLADRDKELAGLRGDLSSEMAKLKEAQRGLIRALKPQIDKQTIAVDLNNERLLINLASGYLFGSGEDQLKPAGADALKQVGAILKDFPEYKVAVDGHTDNRPIKSSLKKTFPTNKELSEARAANAAKALTEGGLGAATTHGYADTKPVGPNTTDAGRAKNRRVEIRVTK comes from the coding sequence ATGAAATCGATTCGCATATCCATTCTGGGCCTCGGCCTTCTCTCGATCGCAGGCAATGCCGCCGCGCTTGATTGGAACGCCATCTGCTGTGACGGCGGCTATGAATACCGTCATCGTAATCAGTGGGATGCCGACAACCCCTCCAAAGACATGGCCGCTCGTCTCGCCGCGCTGGAAAAGGAACGGCAGCGGCTCGCCGATGAGCTCGCCGCGGCCAAGAAAGAAAACGGAGTGCTCAGCGACCGTGTAAGAGCGCTCGAAAGCCAACTGGCTGATCGTGACCGGGAATTGGCCGCTCTCCGCTCAAGCGCCGGTGACTCTTCGAAGCTCGCGAGCCAACTCTCTTCCACACAAAGCGACCTCAATCAATCGAAAGCCCGCACGGCAGAACTGGAACGGCAGTTGGCCGCCGCCCAGGCGTCTGCAGGCGGCGACAAAGATAAACTGGCAACCGATCTCGCAGCAGCCCAGTCACAACTCACCGCGCTTCAAGCCGGAGCCGTGGACAAAGAGAAACTGGTCACAGAACTCGCCGCAGCCAAACAGCGCAACGCGGACCTCACCTCTCAGCTCGCCGCCATGGGCGGGGCCGCCGGTGATAAAGACAAGATGGCAGCCGAACTCGCCGCCTGCAGACAACGCGTCGCGGAACTCGAGAAGATGTTGGCGGATCGGGACAAAGAGCTCGCGGGCCTCCGTGGTGATCTGTCCTCTGAGATGGCGAAATTGAAAGAAGCGCAGCGCGGCTTGATCCGAGCCTTGAAGCCGCAGATCGACAAGCAGACGATCGCCGTCGATCTGAATAACGAGCGATTGCTCATCAACCTGGCGTCAGGCTACCTGTTCGGCTCGGGAGAAGATCAACTGAAACCGGCGGGCGCCGATGCGCTGAAGCAGGTTGGTGCCATCCTCAAAGATTTCCCTGAATATAAAGTGGCGGTGGACGGACATACGGACAACCGGCCGATCAAGAGCTCGCTGAAAAAGACGTTCCCGACGAACAAGGAACTCTCTGAAGCACGGGCGGCCAACGCGGCTAAAGCCCTGACAGAAGGTGGCTTGGGCGCGGCTACGACACACGGCTATGCCGACACCAAGCCCGTGGGTCCGAATACGACCGACGCAGGCCGGGCAAAGAACCGCCGGGTCGAAATCCGCGTCACCAAGTAA
- a CDS encoding universal stress protein has protein sequence MRFLLAVDESENSHRIAQYVGSLLRRTPDVAVTLFHVLKPMPRELLEHGGSENPAAEAQWGVQLRNEQEAWIRKEGESECHVLKKACETLAQSGFDTSHVVLRYGHEDDIAGNILEEARRGHHETIVVGRHGTSRIKRIFGGGVTDQLLRDAKGFVIWVVE, from the coding sequence ATGCGATTTCTTCTGGCCGTTGACGAGTCCGAGAACTCCCATCGCATTGCCCAGTATGTTGGCTCTCTCCTGCGCCGAACCCCTGATGTTGCCGTCACTCTCTTTCATGTGCTCAAGCCCATGCCGCGGGAATTGCTGGAGCATGGCGGATCGGAGAATCCTGCCGCCGAGGCGCAATGGGGCGTGCAGTTGCGTAATGAGCAAGAAGCCTGGATTCGGAAGGAAGGGGAATCCGAGTGCCATGTCTTGAAGAAGGCGTGCGAGACGCTGGCACAATCCGGATTCGACACGAGCCATGTGGTGTTGAGGTATGGCCATGAGGACGATATTGCCGGGAATATTCTCGAAGAGGCGCGAAGGGGACATCATGAAACCATCGTCGTGGGGCGGCATGGAACGTCCCGGATCAAACGGATCTTCGGCGGCGGGGTGACCGATCAATTACTGCGCGACGCAAAAGGCTTTGTTATCTGGGTGGTGGAATGA
- a CDS encoding DUF5615 family PIN-like protein, giving the protein MKLLLDECIDRRLAKEIDGHEVVTVPQVGWAGIQNGELLRRAQEQFDVFVTVDRNLSFQQHLPQFTIAVIVLQAPTNRLKDLRPLIPQLQRMVPMAPKGQVTWVSL; this is encoded by the coding sequence GTGAAACTTCTCCTTGACGAGTGTATCGACCGTCGATTGGCCAAGGAGATCGACGGCCATGAAGTGGTCACTGTGCCGCAGGTCGGCTGGGCTGGTATCCAGAATGGCGAGCTGCTCAGGCGTGCGCAGGAGCAGTTCGATGTCTTTGTGACGGTTGACAGAAACCTATCCTTTCAACAACATCTCCCGCAATTTACCATCGCTGTCATTGTTCTGCAGGCGCCGACGAATCGCTTGAAAGACCTCCGACCGTTGATACCGCAGCTCCAACGAATGGTGCCAATGGCTCCAAAAGGTCAAGTGACTTGGGTTAGCCTGTAG
- the tig gene encoding trigger factor codes for MTMKMEMTELGPMKRALKIEVPAQEVTQRFSRAYTELNRQVRIPGFRPGKAPLSLLEKRYAKEVEEDVIRSIVPDFYDRAVREAGISPVLVEIPPLERVKIKKDEPFTFTATVEIKPTIELRDYKAPNPISLKPDKRTVTDEQLDRALDVLREQQARLEAAPPGTALGDGDFAVVDLEGFLDSTSLEGTKKEGQLHKVGSKAALLGIEIDSYLVGKKDGDTVEIPQNYPSSHPDTRVAGKTVKFSLAIKGVKQKTLPALDDEFAKDCGPFSSLQEIKDKLRSEMEKALKRDIDESYKDTILKRLAETHHFDLPETLVTRELDAIVRQRLQERQRGKATDPSPAATAEELKTIREENRDEANRRVKVGLILEAIATKEAISVSQEDMNNEVTRLATELRVPMAELVKMIQAGGQDSIEELRSRILADKALDFVYRNSVIQG; via the coding sequence ATGACGATGAAGATGGAAATGACCGAACTGGGCCCCATGAAGCGGGCATTGAAAATCGAAGTCCCCGCTCAGGAAGTCACGCAGCGTTTCTCGCGCGCCTATACGGAACTGAACCGCCAAGTACGCATCCCCGGGTTCCGCCCTGGGAAAGCCCCACTGAGCCTCCTTGAAAAACGCTACGCCAAAGAAGTCGAGGAAGATGTCATTCGTAGCATCGTGCCGGATTTCTACGACCGCGCCGTCCGCGAGGCCGGCATCAGCCCGGTTCTGGTCGAGATCCCGCCGCTGGAACGGGTCAAAATCAAAAAGGACGAACCCTTCACCTTCACGGCCACAGTCGAAATCAAGCCGACCATTGAACTGCGCGACTACAAAGCCCCCAATCCGATTTCGCTGAAGCCGGACAAACGGACCGTCACCGACGAACAGCTCGATCGGGCCCTTGATGTCCTGCGTGAACAGCAGGCGAGGCTTGAAGCCGCCCCGCCCGGCACCGCATTAGGCGATGGAGATTTTGCCGTCGTTGATCTCGAAGGCTTTCTTGATAGCACGTCGCTTGAGGGAACCAAGAAAGAAGGCCAGCTTCACAAAGTCGGTTCCAAAGCCGCACTCCTCGGCATCGAAATCGACAGTTATTTAGTCGGCAAGAAAGACGGAGACACCGTCGAAATTCCTCAGAACTATCCCAGTAGTCATCCCGATACCCGGGTCGCCGGCAAGACCGTGAAGTTCAGCCTAGCCATCAAAGGCGTGAAGCAGAAAACGCTGCCGGCACTCGACGACGAGTTTGCCAAGGACTGCGGGCCATTCTCGTCACTTCAAGAAATTAAGGACAAACTGCGCAGTGAGATGGAAAAAGCTCTCAAGCGCGACATTGATGAATCCTACAAAGATACGATTCTCAAACGGCTGGCCGAAACGCACCACTTTGACCTGCCGGAAACCCTTGTGACACGTGAATTGGACGCCATCGTCCGGCAGAGACTCCAAGAGCGGCAACGTGGGAAGGCCACCGATCCATCACCCGCTGCCACGGCCGAAGAACTCAAGACCATCCGCGAAGAGAACCGCGACGAAGCCAACCGGCGCGTCAAAGTCGGCCTGATCCTCGAAGCCATTGCCACGAAGGAAGCTATCTCGGTCAGCCAGGAAGATATGAACAACGAAGTCACCAGGCTGGCAACCGAACTCCGCGTCCCGATGGCTGAGCTCGTGAAAATGATTCAAGCCGGCGGCCAGGATTCCATCGAAGAATTGCGCTCGCGCATCCTGGCGGATAAAGCGTTGGACTTTGTATACCGCAACTCTGTGATCCAAGGTTAG